AGGGAGTACATGGCGCTGGTGAGCGCGCCCTTGGAGGCGGCGTAGGCGGCCTGGCGCACCTGGGACGGAGCGGCCACCGAGGACTGGGTGCCGATGAACACCACCGAGCCGCCGCACTCCTTCAGCGCCGGCAGGCAGGCCCGGGTCATCCGCAGCGAGCCCAGCAGATTGACGTCGATCACCGACAGCCAGGTGGCGAAGTCGGCGTCCTGGAGACCGCCGAAGTAGGAGTCCCAGGCGGCGACATGGACCACGCCGTCGATCCCGCCGAACCGCTCCCGGGCCAGCGCGGCCAGCGCCTCGCACTGGCCCTCGTCGGTGATGTCGGTCGCCCGGTACGCCGTGTGCGCCCCGTCGGGATCGATCTCGGCGGCGCTCTTCGCCAGGTTCGCCTCCGTGCGCGCCCCGAGCACGGCGTTCCCGCCGTCCCGTACGACGGCCGCCGCGACCTGGTGGCCCAGTCCGGCTCCCACTCCCGAGACGACGACGGTCTTGCCGGTGAGCAGTGACATCGAGACCTCCCTGACTCTGGCGCATTATCTGACGGGGCGTCAGAGTATGGGCGTCCGAGGGAGGACGGAAGCCACCGGAAGGAAGGGAACGGCATGAGCGAGGACACCCGCAGCGAGGTGTACGCCGAACTGGCCGCCGTCGGCCCGTACGGAGTCCGCCCCGGCCACGCCCTGATCACCATGGTCGAACCGCACCCGGGCCACGAGTACGCCTACAACCGCTGGTACGAGGACGATCACTACTACGCCGGCGCGATGGCCATGCCCTGGATGTACGCGGGCCGCCGCTGGGTGGCCACGAGGGACCTCCAGCTGCTGCGCTACCCGGAGAAGTCGGCGATAGCCCAGCCCGTCACCGCCGGCTGCTACATCTCCACGTACTGGATCACCGCCGGCCGCTACGCCGACCACATGCGCTGGACCGTCGGCATCAACAAGCGCCTGGGCCGCGACGCCCGTGTCTACCAGGACCGCACCCACGTCTTCACGGCGTTCCAGGACCACGAGGCGACGGTGTACCGCGACGGCGCGGCCGGCCCCCGCGACTTCCACGCCCTGGACCACCCCTACGCGGGCCTGGTCGTGCAGGTCGTCGACGCCGCCTCGCCCGAGCAGCGCGCCGAGCTGCTGGAGTGGCTGCGCACCCGGCACCTCCCCAAGCGCCTCGCGGGCTCCCCGGCCGCACTGGTGACGATCTTCCGGCCCACGCCACTGCCCCTCGACCGCATGTCGTACGTCAAGCAGGTCGAGGGCGTCGACACCCGGCTGACCCTGCTGTGGTTCCTGGAGGCGGACCCGAGGCAGTGCTGGGAGCCCACCTTCACGGGCCTGGACACGGCGGTGGAGGAGGCGGGCCTCGGGCGGGTGGAGCTGGTGGCGCCGTTCGTCCCTACGGTGCCGGGCACGGACCGGTACGTGGACCGGCTGCGCTGACCGGACGCCTCCCGGCCGGCCCGGTCAGCGCAGCTCCTCCGGGCAGGGCGTGCCGCGCGGCACCGTGTAGGGCGCGGCCAGCCGGTAGGTGCCCGCCTTCGGGGCGACCAGGGTCGTCCACCGGTCGCCGAGGGCGTCCTCCGCCGTCTCCGTCAGACAGCCGTTGACGTTGTCGTACGTCTTCGGCTCGCCGTCGGGGCGGTCCTGGGACTCCTCGGTCTCCTTCGGCGGGTCGAGCTTCTTGCCGTCGGCGTCGACGATGCTCAGCCACGGCGAGTAGGGGATGCGGATCAGGACGCGGCCGGGCCTGCTCACCCGCATCGTCATCTCGCCCTGCTCGGC
The DNA window shown above is from Streptomyces chartreusis and carries:
- a CDS encoding SDR family oxidoreductase: MSLLTGKTVVVSGVGAGLGHQVAAAVVRDGGNAVLGARTEANLAKSAAEIDPDGAHTAYRATDITDEGQCEALAALARERFGGIDGVVHVAAWDSYFGGLQDADFATWLSVIDVNLLGSLRMTRACLPALKECGGSVVFIGTQSSVAAPSQVRQAAYAASKGALTSAMYSLARELGPHRIRVNTVLPGWMWGPPVQAYVQFTAHTDQVPEEDVLKRLTERMALPDLATDGDVANAAVFLASDLARAITGQSLLVNAGELMR